From Oscillatoria sp. FACHB-1407, a single genomic window includes:
- a CDS encoding class I SAM-dependent methyltransferase, giving the protein MPDLQTSSGSPFQSSQRWADYYNAVAGRPPRDTLIKALEQFDSEPFPDSPRFAVDLGCGDGRDTVELLQRGWRVLGIDGEAEAIARLRDRPDVDLTHLETQVIRFEALTLPHSVDLMNASFCLPFCPPEHFATLWETIVTALKPGGRFCGQLFGDRDSWATIPTMTHHTRSQVENLLRSFEVEWLNEEEHPGKTALNEDKYWHLFHIVARRKSP; this is encoded by the coding sequence ATGCCTGACCTCCAAACGTCCTCTGGTAGCCCCTTTCAGTCATCCCAACGATGGGCAGATTACTACAATGCTGTGGCAGGTCGTCCTCCCCGTGACACGTTAATTAAGGCGTTAGAGCAGTTTGATAGCGAACCGTTTCCCGACTCTCCTCGGTTTGCCGTCGATTTAGGGTGTGGGGATGGGCGAGACACGGTTGAGTTGTTACAGCGAGGGTGGCGTGTGTTGGGGATTGATGGAGAAGCAGAGGCGATCGCCCGTCTTCGTGATCGCCCCGATGTCGATTTAACTCATCTTGAAACACAGGTGATACGGTTTGAAGCCCTCACCCTACCTCACAGTGTGGATTTAATGAATGCCAGTTTTTGCCTGCCCTTTTGCCCACCTGAACACTTTGCAACCCTGTGGGAAACCATCGTAACGGCATTAAAACCGGGAGGACGCTTTTGTGGGCAGTTGTTTGGCGATCGCGACTCCTGGGCAACCATTCCCACGATGACGCACCACACGCGATCGCAAGTCGAAAATCTGTTGCGATCGTTTGAGGTGGAGTGGTTAAACGAAGAGGAACATCCTGGCAAGACTGCCCTCAATGAAGACAAGTACTGGCATTTATTTCACATCGTGGCACGTCGCAAATCTCCCTAA
- a CDS encoding ArsC/Spx/MgsR family protein — protein sequence MTTVIFYEKPGCVNNTKQKTLLLLAGHTLEIHNLLIEPWTCDRLRCFFGERPVAEWFNRTAPQIKSGEIVPEQLDAETALTLMIQNPILIRRPLMQVGDRYTVGFNAEQVDQWIGLSAVYTLKHVSHQHLIQQDLETCPRTLSEHHSASCSHS from the coding sequence ATGACCACCGTCATCTTCTACGAAAAGCCTGGTTGCGTGAACAACACCAAACAAAAAACACTCCTTCTATTAGCGGGTCACACCTTAGAAATTCACAACTTGCTGATCGAACCCTGGACATGCGATCGCCTGCGTTGTTTCTTTGGCGAACGTCCCGTGGCGGAGTGGTTTAACCGCACCGCTCCGCAAATCAAATCGGGGGAAATTGTGCCTGAACAGCTTGATGCGGAAACAGCGTTAACTCTGATGATTCAGAACCCGATTCTAATTCGTCGTCCGTTAATGCAGGTGGGCGATCGCTATACCGTGGGGTTCAACGCCGAACAGGTGGATCAATGGATTGGCTTAAGTGCCGTTTATACTCTTAAACACGTATCTCATCAACACCTTATACAACAGGATTTAGAAACCTGTCCCCGCACTTTAAGCGAACATCATTCAGCGTCTTGTTCGCATTCCTAA
- a CDS encoding cupin, whose amino-acid sequence MTRQTNTINQDWLVTSDGQCQPRPSSREWDLIRDRYYLHQFLSEIVDMLNSVSDPADEWDYLPQIRMRVRQLITNSYWVRSQFADPDPKTGVAILTLYDEIGYPLTVQTVITNPGVCSPIHNHGTWGVIAVLQGREEHTFWRCTGDLDSPDRIELVGLKTLCPTEIISFVPDAIHRVKAIGNEPVVAFHLYGDTQPRSRFEFNPATHTAKPF is encoded by the coding sequence ATGACGAGGCAAACTAACACGATTAATCAGGACTGGTTGGTTACGAGTGATGGGCAATGTCAACCGCGTCCATCTAGCCGAGAGTGGGATCTGATCCGCGATCGCTACTACCTTCACCAGTTCTTGAGCGAGATTGTGGATATGCTCAATAGCGTCTCTGACCCTGCCGATGAGTGGGACTATTTGCCGCAAATTCGGATGCGCGTCAGACAGTTGATTACCAACTCCTACTGGGTGCGATCGCAATTTGCCGATCCCGACCCCAAAACGGGTGTTGCCATCCTTACGCTCTATGATGAAATTGGCTATCCGCTCACCGTTCAAACAGTCATCACCAATCCCGGTGTTTGCTCACCCATTCATAATCACGGTACATGGGGAGTAATTGCCGTTTTGCAAGGTCGAGAGGAGCACACCTTTTGGCGATGCACAGGCGACCTGGACTCCCCCGATCGCATTGAACTGGTCGGCTTAAAAACACTCTGTCCTACAGAAATCATCAGTTTTGTTCCCGATGCAATTCATCGCGTCAAAGCCATTGGCAATGAACCCGTCGTTGCCTTTCATCTCTATGGTGATACCCAACCGCGATCGCGCTTCGAGTTCAACCCCGCAACCCATACCGCCAAACCCTTTTAG